The Bradyrhizobium sp. LLZ17 genomic sequence GCGACGACCTACTCCGGCGACCGGTCGGCCAAGAACTACGCCTTCGTCGATGCCGTCGCACGCAAGAACGTAGAGATGACCGTCGCAACTATCCGGAAGGACAGCCCGGTCCTCGCCGAACTGGAATCGAAGGGCAGTATCAAGATTGCCGGGGCGATGTACAACGTCGGAAGCGGCGCGGTGGAGTTCTTCGGCTGAACTGGATATGGGATTCCAACGCTCGAAAAATTTCAATCGATAATCGCGGGGGATGGGCATGGCTGTAGCAGGCACAGCTCGGTGGACGTGGCTTTGGCCGGCGCTCGCGTGGGCCGTCTTGTTGGTCACGATCGTGCTCGGCGGAAACGGGATTCTTTACGCCGCGGCCGGAGCCGCTCTGTTCGGCACCGTGTTTGCTGCGGTGTATCATGCCGAGGTGGTCGCCCACCGCGTAGGCGAGCCGTTCGGCACACTGATCCTCGCCCTGGCGGTGACGGTGATCGAGACGGCGCTCATCGTCTCGGTCATGATCGCAGCGCCCGCCGAGAAGGCGGGACTGGCCCGCGACACGGTTTTCGCGGCGGTCATGATCGTCTGCAACGGCATAGTTGGCGCCTGCTTGTTGTGGGGCGGCGTCCGCCACCACGAGCAGGGCTTCCAGGCGCAAGGCGCGAGCGCCGCTCTGGCCGTGCTCGTCGCGCTGACCAGTCTGACGATGGTCCTTCCGAACCTTGCGGCGCAAGAACTCGGGCCGCTGTACAACACGCCGCAACTCGTCTTTGCCGCGCTTGCTTCTCTGGTTCTCTATCTCGCGTTCGTGTTCATCCAAACGGTAAGGCACCGTGATTATTTCCTTGCCGCAAAGGGTGGCACGGCCGACGATCATTCGCCACCTCCGGACAACGGAACGACGACCCTCAGCGCCGTTCTCCTCGTCCTCTCCCTTGTGGCCGTGGTGGGGCTTGCCAAGGTCCTGACGCCGACCGTCGAGGGAGCGATAGACTTCCTCCAGGTACCCAAAGCCGTGGTCGGCACCATCATCGCCGCCCTGGTTCTTCTTCCGGAGGCGGTGGCGGCCATCAAGGCCGCTCAAAGCGACCGGCTGCAGACCAGCCTCAACCTTGCGCTCGGCTCGGCGCTGGCGACGATCGGTCTGACCATCCCCGCAGTGGCCGGGGTGTCGATCGCTCTCGGCTACCGGCTCGAACTCGGGTTGGACGTCAAGGAGTTGGGGCTGCTGCTGGTCACGCTGCTGTTGAGTGTCATCACGCTCGGCACCGGCCGGACGACGGTGCTGCAGGGTGTCGTTCACCTGGTGATCTTCGCCGGGTTTCTGTTTTTTGCGGTGGTGCCGTGAGTTGTCGGTTCGATACGGCTGGTCGAAGCCCTCTCCGGACAGACCAAGGGGAATGCCGGCAATGATCGGACGAATACCGCGATTGGCGGCCCTTGCCCTGCTCGTCGTCGGCCTGCAGGGCTGCGGCGAAAAAAGAAGGAAGCGAACGAACAGCCGGTCCGCGGTCTGCGCGCCTACAAAGTGGCTGCAACCGCGGAGAGCCGCGTGCGCCGGTTTCCGAGCGTTCTGCAGCCCGCCGATGTCAGCGCTTTGTCGTTCGAGATCGGTGGCCAGTTGAAAGCCGTCGGCCTCACCGTCGGCGAGAGGGTGCAACTCGGAGACGTTCTTGCCGAAATCGATCCGAGATCGCTGCAGAGCCAGGTGGACCAGGCCAGCGCCGGCGTGCAGCAGGCGCAGGCGCAGCTCGACAACGCGCAGTCCGACTTCCAGCGCAAGGAAGAACTCCTCAAGCGCGGCGTTGCCACCCAGGCCGCTTTCGAACAGTCGAACGCGACCCTGCTCAGTTCGAGAGCCCAACTCGACCAAGCGCGCCGGCAGCTCGAGTTGGCCAACCACAACCTCGACCGGAGCAAGCTGCTGGCCCCCTTCGCCGGTACCATCGCCCGCGTGGAGGTCAAATCCTTCGCCCAGGTCGCTGCGGGACAGCCGGTCGCCACACTCTACAGCGACGACAGCTTCGAAATGAGCTTTCTGGTCCCGGCTGCGACCTTCCAGAGCCTCAAGGTCGGACAGAAGGTCGAAGTGAAAGTCGCCGACAAACCCGACCTTCCGCTCAAAGGCGAGATCAAAGAGCTCGGGTCCAAAGCCGAGCAAGTATCGGCCTTCCCGGTCGTGGTCAGGCTCGACAACAACGCCCCTGGTCTGAACGCGGGCATGTCGGTCGAAGTGACGATCGAAGAACCGCTGGTCGTGGGTCGCAGAGGGTTTCTCGTCCCGCTGAGCGTCCTTGTGCCCGAAGGCGGAAAGGTGCTGCAGAACACCGGCACCGTGTTCCGCTATGACGAAGCAAGTTCGACGGTGAAGAAGCGCGTCATCACGGTCGGCGGGATCCGCGAGAATCGTCTGGTCGTCGTGGATGGCGTCGCGCCGGGCGACATCCTGGCCTCCGCAGGCGTGTCCTATCTCTCGGACGGAGAGCAAGTGAAGCTGCTGCCGTTGGAGCAGGAGGCACCGTGAACCTCCTCACCCGCTTCGGTCTTGCGCGATCCCGATTCACCATCGCGGCCATGATCGGGCTGCTGATCGCCGGCATCGGCCTCTATCCGAACTTCCCGAAGCGCGAAGATCCAGTCATCGTCATCCGGACGGCCGTCGTGTCGGCGCTCTTCCCGGGCATGGCGCCCGAGCGGATGGAGAACCTCGTCGCCGTTCCCATCGAGCGAAAGATCCGCGAGCTCGCCGAGGTCAAGGACATCAGAACGCTTGCGGGTGAAGGATCCCTGACGATCTACGTCGACCTGAAGGACGAGATCGCCAATGTCAACGCCACTTGGCAGCGGCTGCGCGACAAGATGGCCGACGCCAAGGTCGAACTGCCCGACGGGGTTGTCGGGCCATTCGTGAACAGCGACTTCGGCGATGTCGCGATCGCGACCATCGCCATCACCGGCGAAGGCTTTTCGCCGCGCGAACTGAAGGACACCGCCGAGGACTTCCGGAAGAAGCTCTATCAGATCGTCGGCATCTCCAAGGTCGAGCTTCACGGTGTGCAGGACGAGCGGGTATGGCTGGAACTGGATACACGGAAACTGGCCGCCATCGGCGTTCAAGTGAACGCCCTGATCAAGGACCTTCAGGGTCAGAACGTGGTGCTGCCCTCTGGCAACATCAACGCGGACGGCACGCGTCTTCTGCTTGAAACCTCCGGAGATTTTCCGAACGTTCGGGCGATCGAGACGATGCTGACCCGGGTCGGGACCACCGAGAGCCTGGTGCGGCTCGCCGATATCGTCACGGTCCGCCGCGACTACGTCTCCCCCAAGGTCAAGCCGATCTATTTCAACGGCCGTCCCGCCGTCGTGCTCAGCGTCATCATGCAGCCGGACCAGGACGTCACACAGCTCGGCGGGAAGCTCCGCGAAGCCGCAAGCGAGTACGAGCAACGCCTTCCGATCGGCTACGCCGTCGCCTTCGCGACCTACCAGGCCGATCAGGTCAGCGCCTCCGTCAATTCCGCCCTGTCCAGCGTGGCGCAGACCTTCGTCGTCGTGGCCGTGCTGGTGATCGTTTTCCTTGGCCTGCGGGCGGGCACTATCGCCGCCATGATCGTGCCATTCGCCGTGATGTTTTCCTTGATCGGCATGCGGGCGCTGGGGATCGCGCTGGAGCAGGTCTCGATCGCGGCGATCATCATCGCGCTCGGGCTGCTGGTCGACAATGGGGTCGTGATGGTCGAGGACATCGTCAGCCGGATCGGCCGCGGAATGCCTCCCGAGGAGGCCGGGCTGGCGTCGGGAGAGCAGTATGCGCTGCCGCTCCTGATCTCCTCGATCACCACCATCGCGGCGTTCTTGCCGCTCATGCTGCTGTCGGGGGCGTCCGGCGAGTATGCGTTCTCGCTGGCAGCCGTGGTGGCGCTCACGCTGGGAGGCTCCTGGATCACGGCGCTGTACATTCTTCCAGCCCTGACCGTTTGGCTGATCAGGCCGCGGGGTAGGGCCGGCCATGAGGACGCGCCGCCGTCCCGGCTGCAGCGGCTCTATGCGTCCGCACTCGGTTCGGCTTTGCGCTTCTCGCCCCTTGTGCTGGTGGGATGTGTCGCGCTGGTGGTGATCGCGCTCACTCAGTTCGGCCGCATTCCCAAGGAGATGTTTCCGCTCAGCGAACGGAGCCAGTTCCTGGTCTACATGAACATGCCTGACGGCACCGATATCTCGCAAACCGAAGCTCGCGCGCGAGATCGAGCAATGGCTCGGCGACAAGACGGCCAATCCGGAAATATCCGGGGAGATCCTTTATGTGGGTGACGGCGGTCCGCGGTTCTATCTCACCTTGACCCCCGTTCCGCCAGACTCGGCATCTGCGTTTTTCTTGGTCAGCACGAACGACTACCAGGGCGCGATCCGTGCCGCCGATCGCGCCTGGAAATATCTGTACGCCAATCACCCCGAAGCAAGCTTCAAGATCAAGCGGCTGGCCATGGGAGCCGTCGAATCCGGCGTCGTGGAGCTGGAGATATCGGGGCCCGATGGAGACCGGCTACTCGCCTTCAGCGAACGGGTACGATCCCTGTTGCAGCGGGCGCCGAACGTCCGTGAGAACGACGACGACTGGGGCAACAAGATCGTCAAGGTGGTCGTCGAGATCGACCAGGACCGGGCGCGCCAGCTTGGGGTGACCTCCGAGGAAGTCACTCGGCTGCTGAACACCTATTTCAGCGGCACCGCGGTGTCGATCTACCGGGAAGGCGACAACTCGATCCCGATCGTGTTGCGCGCCGGCGCCTACACGTCGCAGAGCCTGGAAGGCCTCACCAGCGCGACGTTCGCGAAGAACGGCGGCCTCATCTCGTTGGCCCAGGTCGCGAGGCTGAAGCCCGGGTTCGACTTCGCGCGGATCCGCCGCAAGAACCAGGAACGGACCATCACGGTGACGGCCCGCAGCACCTCGCTGACCGCCGGGCAGCTGCTGGAAACCATCCAGCCCGGGCTCAACGAGATGGACACGACCGGGGGTTATCACGTGGCCATCGGTGGCGAAATCCAGAAAAGCGCGGAGACCAACCAGAAGCTCGCCGCCGGCTTTCCGATCGCACTTGCCGTCATGGTGCTGGCCATCATCCTGCAGTTCAACTCCTTTCGGCGCACGCTCCTGACCTTCATGAGCATACCGCTGATCTTGATCGGCATCCCGTCCGGGCTGCTGGCAACGGGACAACCGCTGTCGTTCTTCGGGACCTTGGGCATCATCAGCCTATCGGGGATCATCATCAACAACGCCATCGTGCTGATCGACCAGATCGATATCGAGCGGCAGAGACTCCCGCTGCGCCAAGCGGTCGTGGCCGCATCGGAGAAGCGGTTGCGTCCGATCCTGCTGACCTCGGCGACGACGGTTCTAGGGTTGGCTCCGATGGCCATCGCCGGCGGCGCCTTGTGGCAGCCGATGGCGGTGCTCATGATGTCGGGGCTTGCAATTGCTTCGCTGCTGACGCTGTTCTTCGTTCCAGCCGGATACGTCCTGCTATTCTGGTTCGATAAGGAGCTGCTTCTGGCAGATCAGCGCTAGCCCTGAATGCGTTAGTGCCCCACCTACCCATTTTTGCCGGTTTGCGCTGTGATGGCAACAGGGCTGCATTCAGCTCAAACGCGAAGGCGTGCGCGCCAAATCGGCTTGAGAGCCTCGAGAACCAGTAGCACGGCTGCCGCTGCAGCCATGGTGACGAGGAGGTCGTCGCCATGCAGCGGGTCGAAGCGAAACAGCAAGGAGGCTGCGGGCCAGTACAGGACCGCCGCAAGGACCGCCGCGATCGTCAGGAGGATCCAAACAAGCGCGGCGTTCGGGCGGCGGAAGGCAACGATCAGCGAGGAGCTGAAAGAGCGGTTGACCAGTACAAGGCTGAAGATCGTCAGCACGAGCGCGAAAAACCCGAGCGCGCGGGCTTCGTTTTCCGGCATGCCGCGGCGCAGCCCAACGATATAGACGAGCGCGACGACGGCGAAAGCAAGCGCTCCCTGGACAATGCTCCATACGATCAGGGACCATGAGAACAGCGGCGCGTCGGGCGGGCGTGGCGGCCGGTTCATGATGTCGCGCTCGTCGGTTTCCGCCTCGAAAACCAGCGAGCACACGGGATCGATCACCATCTCCAGAAAGGCAATGTGGATCGGGCTGAAAAAGATCGGCAGGCCCAGGACCAGCGGCAGCAGCGCCATGCCCGCGATGGGGACGTGCACCGCGAAAATAAAGCTCATGGCCTTGCGTAGATTGTCGTAGATGCGCCGCCCGAGGCGGATTGCGGTCACGATCGAGCCGAAGTCGTCATCGAGCAGCACGATCGAGGACGCCTCTCGCGCGACGTCCGTGCCGCGCCCACCCATGGCGACGCCGATATGAGCGGCCTTGAGCGAGGGAGCATCGTTGACCCCGTCGCCAGTCATCGCGACGACCTCACCGTTCGTCTTCAATGCCTGGACGATCCGCAACTTCTGCTCCGGCACGATGCGCGCGAAGACATTGACCATTTCGACACGTCGCGCGAGCGCGGTGTCGTCGACCTGCCGGAGTGCGTCCCCACTCAGAACATCGGACGTCTTGATGCCGGCTTGCCGGGCGATGGCCTGCGCCGTGGCCGGATAGTCCCCGGTGATCATCACGACGCGGATGCCCGCCATGAGACATTCCCGCACGGCATCCGGCACGCTCGAGCGAAGCGGATCGGCAAGGCCAACCAGCCCAACAAGGCGGAGAGCGAATTCGGTCTGGGACTCTGGGAGCGTCGCCCCATCGTATGAAGCGCCGGCCACGCCCAGCACGCGCAAGCCGTCGGCGGCCATGGCATCGGTCGCCTCGCGCAAGGCGATCATCTCCGGCTCTGCGAGCCCGCAAAGACGCGCGATGGCCTCGGGAGCTCCCTTGCTCGCGACCAGGAGCTGCGTCGCACCGGGCCGTTGCCAGACCTGGGTCATGGCAAGAAGATCGGGGCGCAGACCATAGCTGCGTACGAGGCGCCAGCCATTGCCCGGGACATCGAGGCGCGTAGCTGGCGCCTGCTGGACGAAGCTGTAAAAAGCCTTTTCCATGGGATCGAATGGCTCCGGCGTACTCGCGAGCAGGCCATGAACGGCGATCCGGGCGAACTCCGCCGGGAGGTGCGGCAACAAGAGCGCGGAGTTGCGCAGCGCGCTGCCGTCCGGACGGCGCAGCTCGGCAATCGTCATGCGGTTCTCGGTGAGCGTACCGGTCTTGTCCGTGCACAGGACCGTTGCCGAGCCCAGGGTTTCGATCGAGGCGGCACGGCGGGTCAGCACCCGGGCCTTGGAGATACGCCAGGCGCCCATCGCCATGAAGACCGTCAGCACGACCGGAAATTCCTCCGGCAGCATGGACATGCCGATCGCGATGCCCGCCAGAAACGCTTCAAGCCAGCCGCCCCGGAGCGTTCCATAAAGCACGACCGCCAATACACTGACCAACACGCCTCCGAGTGCGCACCAGCGCACGAGCGCGGAAGTCTGTTGCTGAAGCCGCGGCGGCTCGCTATCGAGGCTTTGCAGCGACTGGCCGATCTTTCCGATTTCGCTGCGCGGCCCGGTCGCGATCACTTCGGCAATCCCGGTACCTCGTACGACCAGCGAGCCTGAATAGACGTAAGGCTGGTCGTCGCCGCCGGGACGGGGATGGTCAACGGCAACGCGATCGGCTGCGACCTTGCGCACGGGCACGGATTCGCCGGTGAGCAGGGACTCGTCCGTCTGCAGGTCTGAGGCTTCACACAGCGATCCATCAGCGGGAACGCGGTCTCCTTCGGCGAGCACGATGAGGTCACCTCGAGCGACGTCGCGCCCGGCAATGCGCCGCCGTTCGCCGTCCCGGATCACCAGCGCCCTGGGGCTGGTCAAATCCCGCAACGCCTCGAGCACACGCTCGGTGCGGGTCTCCTGGATCACGGTGATGACGACCGACATAAGCCCGAAAGCCAGCAGGATCAGCGCTTCCTTGAGGTCCCCCAGTAAGAGATAGACCAGCCCTGCGCCAACCAGCAGCGCCAGCATCGGTTCGCGCAACACCTCCAGGACGATGCGAAGCGGCGTCCGCCGAGCCTGTCGTGGCAGCTCATTGTAGCCTTCGGCTTCGAGCCGGGTCCGGGCTTGCTGTTCCGTCAGGCCCGTGACTGCGGGTGTTGAGCTGGCGGTCATCGCGGCGGACCTGAACGTTTCATTGTGAATTGCATCGCGTGACAGGCACGGTGCGGCGGTCAGGCAATGGTGCCGAAATCAGTCACCGGCGTTACCCAATATACGATGTTGGTGCCGGCGAATGAAACGCGAACCCGCTCGAGCAAACGTTCGGCACTGGCGCGTTGCAGGATAATCCGGACCAGCACCTGGTCCGCGTGTCCCTTGACGCGTTCGCTGGGGGTTTGCAGCAACACGTTGGCCCCGTGTCCGGCAGCCTCCGAAGCATTGAAGCCGGACACCAGATCTCCCTGTTCGCTCAGATAGTCGAACAGTTCGTCGCGAAGATTGCGCGCAGCGATCAGGGTGAGGCAAACCGTGTCGTTTTTCATTTCGCCACCTTCGCGGCGCCGCCGAACCGCTGGTAGAGGATCGGCAGCAGGATCAGGGTCAGCACCGTCGATGATAGCAAGCCACCGATCACCACAATGGCGAGCGGGCGCTGGATCTCGGATCCGGGCCCGGAAGCAAACAGCAGTGGGATCAGTCCCAGCGCGGTGATGCTGGCTGTCATCAGCACTGGCCGGAGCCGCCGCTTGGCACCCTCGACAACGATACGCTCCTCGGCAAGGCCATGCGCGCGCAACTGATTGAAGTAAGAGACCAGCACTACGCCGTTCAGGACCGCGATCCCGAGGAGAGCAATGAAACCAACGGAAGCCGGGACCGACAGGTATTCCCCGGTCGACACCAGGGCGAATACGCCACCGATCAAGGCGAAAGGGATGTTCACAAGCACCAACAAAGCCTGCCGCACGGAACCGAACGTGGTGAACAGCAGCACGAAGATCAGGCCAATCGCGATGGGCACCACGATCGACAGCCGGGCGGCGGCACGCTGCTGGTTCTCGAACTGTCCGCCCCAGCTCAACCGATAGCCTTTCGGCAGCGGAAGCTCGGTCGCGACCTTCTGTTGGGCCGCCTGGACAAACCCGACCATATCGCGGCCGCGGACGTTGGCCCTGACGACGCTCATCCGGTTGCCGTCCTCGCGGTCGATCTTCACGGGACCGTCGACGCGCTGGATCTCGGGCGACCTGCGACAGCGCAACATGTTGCCCGGACGACAACGTCAGCGGCAGGCTTGCAAGCAGCGTCGGAGCCTCCCGTGTCGTCTCGCCGCCGCGGACCAGGATCGGCGTACGGCGACCATCCTCGAGCGCGGTGCCGATGGTTCGTCCCTCGATCTGGGTACGGAGCGTGTTGGCAATGGAATCCACCGTCAGGCCAAGTCGGCCGGCCTCCATCCGGTTCACGGCCACAGTGTAGTATTGGGCGCCCTCGTTGAGCGTCGTGTACACATCTTCGGCCCCCTCAATGCCCGAGACAATGGCGGACAATTTTGCCGCAATCTCGTTAAGCTGGCCAATGTCAGTGCCGAAGATCTTGACCGCGACGTCGCCGCGCACGCCACTGATCATCTCCTGCACGCGCATGTCGATCGGCTGCGTGAAGCTGAGCGACAAGCCAGGAAAATCTGCGAGCACATCGCGCAGCTCTTGCAGAAGGGCCGAGCGGTCTCGGGCTTGCCTCTGCTCGACAGGCTTGAGCACCAGGAACGTATCGGTCTGGTTCGGACCCATCGGATCAAGACCGAGCTCATCAGAACCGGTTCGGGCGACTATTCCAGTGACGTCCGGCACCTTCATAAGGGCCGACTGGAGTCTGGCGTTGACGGCAATGGAATCGTCGAGATTGACAGAGGGCAGAGTTTCCACGCTGACGATGACGTCGCCTTCATCCATGGTCGGCATGAACGTCTTGCCAAGCTGCGTATAGGCGTAACCGGCGGCGGCGAGCCCCAGCACAGCCGCGACAACGACCTTGCGCTCGTTCCTCAGTGACCAATCGAGGGCGGGCTCATAGACCCTTAGCGCGATGCGGATGAGTAGCGGATCGCCATGGGCCGTAGATTTGAGCAAAAACGAGGTCGCAACCGGAATGACCGTGAGCGCCAGCAGCAACGAGCTGGCGAGCGCAAAGATGATGGCGAGCGCGACAGGGATGAAAAGCTTTCCCTCAAGTCCTTGTAGCGTCAGCAGAGGCACGAACACGATGATGATGATCAGGACACCGGACGCGACCGGTTGCAGCACCTCGCAAACGGATCGGAACACAATGTGGATCAGTGGAGTTGTTTTTCCCGGCTCGTGCTTGGCGAGATTGCCGACGATATTTTCGACCACGACCACGAGAGCGTCGATGAGCATGCCGATCGCGATCGCGAGCCCGCCGAGGCTCATCAGATTGGCCGACATGCCAACGGCGCGCATGACGAGGAGCGCCATCACGATCGCTAGCGGCAGGCTGAGCGCGATGACGAGGGAGGCGCGCCAATTGCCGAGGAACAGCAACAGGAGGACGACGACGAGCACGGTGGCTTCGCCGAGTGCACGTACGACGGTCCCGACGGCACGTCCGACCAGCCGGCTCCGGTCATAGAACACATTGATCGAGACGCTCTTCGGCAGAGAGGGCTGTAGTGCCTCAAGTCGCAGGCGGACATCGCGGACGAGTTGGCCGGCATTGGCGCCGCGCAGCCCGAGCACGAGCCCCTCGACCGTTTCGCCACGGCCGTCGGAGGTGACCGCGCCGTAGCGGCTCAGGGCGCCGACCTTGACCCGGGCGACGTCGTTCACACGGATCGGAACGCCGTCGCGCGTGTCGACGACGATGGCCCTGATGTCATCAATTGTACGGATGCTGCCTTCGATCCGCACCAGCGAGCTGTCCTCCCCCTGGTTCACGCGTCCGGCACCATCGTTGCGGCTGTTGGCCTCGATGGCGCGACGAAATAGCTCGGAGGAGATCCCGCGGGCCGCAAGCGCGGCGTCGCGGGGGACAATCTCGAAGGCTCGGACATAGCCGCCGAGCGCGTTGACGTCGGCAACGCCGGGGACCGTACGCAGCGCGGGGCGGATCACCCAATCGAGCAAGGTTCGCCGCTCCGCGAGCGAGAGTTCCGGGCTGTCGATCGTGAACATGAACATCTCACCGAGCGGGCTCGTGATCGGCGCCAATCCGCCGCTCACCCCGTCGGGAAAATCGCGCGAAACATTCGAAAGTCGCTCCGACACTTGACTGCGCGCCCAGTAGATGTCGGTGCCGTCCTCGAAATCCACGGTCACATCGGCCAGGGCATATTTGGTCGTGGTGCGAAGAATCTTCTTGTTGGGCAGTCCAAGCAATTCCAGTTCGATCGGAACTGTAATGCGCTGCTCGACCTCCTCAGGGGTGAGGCCAGGTGCCTTCATGATGATCTTCACCTGGACCGGAGAAACGTCGGGAAAGGCGTCGATCGGCAGGCTTGGAAGAAAAGCCGCGGCCGCGCCGACCAGCAAGAGCACGCTCAAGGCGACGAACAACCGCTGTGACAACGCAAATGCGACCAGCCGTGGCAGCATTACTGTCCCGCCCCGAGCCGCAAGAGAATGCCCCGAAGCGCAGAGATGCCGGCGATTGCGATCTGATCCTTCTCGGCGATCGGCCCGGAGATCACGACGTGGTCCTGATCTTCCGCGAGCAACGTCACGGGCACCAGACGAAAGCCGCCATCGATGGCGACGAAAACAGACGTCTGCTCGCCGCGGCGAACGAGTCCGCTATAGGGAATTTCCCAGGCGCTCTCGTCCGCGGAGAGAAAGCTGACGCGCGCCGCCGCAGTCTGACCGGGACGCAAGCCGCCATTCTCATTCGGGATCTCCGCGCGCACGAGAATAGTCTGCGTTGTCGCGTCGGCCGTCTCGGATACCAGGATCACGCGGCCTGACGCATCGTAACCCTCGACGTCGACCTTGGCGCCGGGCCGAATGGCTCGGATACTGGATGCCGGGATCGCAATCTCGGCCCATAGCGGTGACAGCCGCGCAAGTTTTACCAGAGACGCGGCCTGCTCCAGGCGCTGACCGGGCGAAACAGCGATATCGACGACGGATGCGGCCTGTGGCGCGCTGACGGTGAGCGTTGCGCTGATCGCTGCATCGTTGATTAGACGAGAGATCCCGTCGTCCGACATGCCGCTCAGATGAAGCATTTGTCGTCGTTCGGCGAGGATGGTGCCGGCTTGGCGAGCCTCCGTCTGACTGGCCTCCAGCACGCGTTGCGGTACTGCCTTGCCGTCGAACAAGTCGGCGTTCCGCTTGAGCTGCTGATTGGCAAGAACCTCCTGAGCGATTGCCTGCAGGTAGTCGCGTTGCAATGTGACAAAGCTTGGGCTCTGCAGGGTCACGAGCGGTTGACCCGCGGTGACTCGATCGCCGCGCGCCGCCGCCAGATTGGTGACCATGCCGGCGACCGGAGCGCTCACGACCCACAATTGCGCCGTCGGAATGACGATCTGTGCTGGATAGGGCAGTGTTTGATCGGTCCGGCTCGAGATCGGATGGGCCATGCGGACGCCCAGGTTCTGAGCCTGTGTCGCCGTGAGCTTGACGTCCTCATCGGCCGTCGCAACGTTGGGCAGGACGGCAAGCGAGAGCACAAGCAAAATTGGACGCAGCATCCGCATTTGGTGCGGAGAGCGCTTCATCCTTGAGACGAGCATCACTACCAACTGATTTGAGCCAAGAATCTTTCATACTCCGGATCGCTCCACTGGTATTGACCCACGTCAATCGGAACTGCCATGCGTTAATCGGCCTCGGATAATCGCAGC encodes the following:
- a CDS encoding efflux RND transporter periplasmic adaptor subunit yields the protein MLRPILLVLSLAVLPNVATADEDVKLTATQAQNLGVRMAHPISSRTDQTLPYPAQIVIPTAQLWVVSAPVAGMVTNLAAARGDRVTAGQPLVTLQSPSFVTLQRDYLQAIAQEVLANQQLKRNADLFDGKAVPQRVLEASQTEARQAGTILAERRQMLHLSGMSDDGISRLINDAAISATLTVSAPQAASVVDIAVSPGQRLEQAASLVKLARLSPLWAEIAIPASSIRAIRPGAKVDVEGYDASGRVILVSETADATTQTILVRAEIPNENGGLRPGQTAAARVSFLSADESAWEIPYSGLVRRGEQTSVFVAIDGGFRLVPVTLLAEDQDHVVISGPIAEKDQIAIAGISALRGILLRLGAGQ